The genomic region CACTGGCCATCTACCTGTGGAAGTTCGAGGGCAACCGCGCGGGCTGGGTCATCGCGCTGATCTTCGCGGTGTGCATGGTCGTGCGCCTGGCCCGCTTCAACACGTTGCTGGAGAAGGAACAGCCGCCGTTCGCGAAGGAGTTCTTCGTGGGCGTGCCGGCGCCTGCCGGTGGGTTGTTGCTGCTGATGCCCCTGATCATCGAGGAGCAGGTCCGGGTCGACGGCTGGTGGAACTCGCCGGTCGCGGTCGGGGTGTGGACCGTTGTGGTCGCGTTGTTGTTGGTGTCGCGGATTCCCACTTTGTCGGTGAAGACCGTGAAGGTGTCGCCTCGGTTCGTCGCGCCGTCGTTGGTGCTGATCGCGTTGCTGGCGGCTGCGGTGATCACGTTCCCGTTGGTGGCGTTGATCGTGGCCATGGTGGTGTACCTGGCGCACCTGCCGTACTCGGTGCGGCGGTACATGTGGCTGTCGAAGCATCCCGAGGCTTGGACCGTGACCGGTGTGGAGCGGCGGGCGATCCGGCGGGCGCACGGGGTGGCGGCTCGTCGGCTCGGGTTGCGGCAGCCGTTGCGTGGCCGGGTGGCCGGAGCGGCGATGCGGGCGGTGCGGCGGCCTCGGCGGGACACGCCGGTGGTGACTGACGAAGCGGTGCCTTCTGCTTCGCCGAACGGGAGGCGGCGGTCCTGGCGGCAGTTGGGGTTGAGGCGGCAGCCGAAGCGCTGATCGCTGGTTGAGACGTTTGGGAAGCCCTGTGGGAGTGCGCTCCGGCAGGGCTTTCCGTCTTTCCAACCGGCTGCGCCGAGGCGAGCTCGCGAGTAGTCGATCATCTGCAGGAGGACGACTTCCTGGACCTCGCCGTCCACGCTGATGTAGAGCGCCTTCGAGGGGTCGTCGTCCCTGGTGCTGACCGCCACGTTCGGGCCGTCTTCCGCGACGAGCTCGATGCTCTCGCAGTCGTCGACGATGTTGCTCACGGACGTGACGCGGAATTCGCCCCCGCGAACGTTTCGATCACCCGTCACCCTCCGGGTTGCGATCCGGCGTGAAAGCGCCGAACAAGCTTTCGTACTCACCATTCTCATCGGAGATGACGTGGTCCGGCCACGTGCTGGAGACGGCGTGGTGCAGCCGGGTCAGCAAGGTCGCCGTGTCCACGTGGTCCAGCGACAGGACCTCGACGACCTGCTTCTGCTGCGCCTCGAGTTGCGGGTTCTCGGCAGCGAGCTTGCGCAGCGAATGCTCTGCGACGGTGGTCATGGCGGCGAGGTCGCCGTCGCCGGAGAACGTCAGGCAGTCCTGCCAGCAGGGCAGCAGCACGACCAGTTCCAGCGCCTCCTTGAGGTTGCGGGCGATGAGTCCCGCCTGCCCTTCGGACGTGGCGTAGGCGACCGGTCTGTCGTCCTGCGGCGCACCACAGACGAGGTAGGTGTCGCCCGCGAAGGTGCCCGCCACGGTGTGCAGCGCCTCGCCCGAGGACAGCTCGAACTCGCTCCCGTCGGCGCCTCGGCTCACGTCGAACTCGAACACCGCCAGCAGGTGAGCGGTCTCGGGGTGGTCATCGAGAATCGACCTCAGCCGGCGGGGGTCCACCTGCCGAACGGTAGCGGGCTGGATGCGCTGTTCGACGCCGCCGGAGCAACTAGAGTCGGTGCCGTGATCACGCTGACGGCTCGTCTGTCCCCGTCCGCACTGGACACCCGGCGCGGGGTGGTGCGGTTGCACCGGGAGGTCCTCGACGCGCTCGGGTTGCGGGCTTGGGACGCGGTCAAGTTGACCGGTGCGAGGGTCAGTGCTGCGTTGGCCGCTGCCGGGGAGCAGCCGCCGGGTGTGGTGCTGGTGGACGACGTGACGCTCACGAACCTCGGGGTGGTCGAGGGGGCGGAGATCGTGGTGGCGCCGGTCGAGGTGGCGCCGGCGCGGAGCATCACGGTGGCCGGGTCGCGGTTGGCGACGACGGCGTTGACGCCTGAGCACGTGCGGATGGCGTTGACGGGCAAGGTGTTGACGGTCGGGGACAGCGTTTCGCTCCTCCCCCAGGACCTCGCGCCGCCGCCTGAGGCGAACGTGTCGGAGACGCGGCGGCGGTTGAGCAACGCCATCGGGATGACGTGGACGAACGAGCTCATCACGATCACGTCGACCGATCCGGCTGGGCCGGTGGCGGTGCAGCCGTCGAGTGTTGTGGGGTGGCGGTCGGCGCAGGCGCCGGCGGCTGAGGTGACGCCGGTGGTGGTGCAGGAGAAGCACGAGGCGTTGCCCGTGGCGAACCTGGTTGGGCAGAAGGAGCAGGCTCGGACGCTGACCGAGTGGCTGGAGCTGATGTTCCGGCAGCCGGAGCTGCTCACGAGGCTGGGGGCGCAGGCGCGGTTGGCGGCGATGGTCAGCGGGCCTGAGGGTGTCGGCAAGGCGACGCTGGTGCGGGCGGTGGCGGCCAGCGTCGAGGCTGAGGTGGTGGAACTGGCGGCGCCGAGCATCGCGGTGCTGGAGGCCGGGGCGATGGCCAAGCAGCTCGGGGACGCCATTGCCGGTGTGCCGGAGAAGCCGACGGTGTTGCTGATCACGGACATCGACTCGTTGCTGCCCACGGTGGCGCCGCCGGTGGCGACGGTCGTGCTGGAGATCTTGAAGACGGCTGTGTCGCGGCCGAACCTGGCGTTGGTGGTCACGTCGGCGCGGGCCGAGTCGGTGGACGCGCGGTTGCGGGCGCCGGAGCTGGTGGACCGGGAGCTGACGCTGCCGTTGCCTGATGGGGCGACTCGCACGGAACTGTTGCGGGTGCTCATGAAGGACGTGCCGATGGAGTCCGATGTGGACTTCAAGGCGGTGGCGGAGAAGACGCCCGGGTTCGTGGCGGCTGACCTGTGTGCGTTGCGGCGGGAGGCGGCGGTCCGGGCGGCGTTGCGGCAGCGGAACGTCGAAGAGCCGCGGGTCGGGCAGGAGGACCTGCTCGGGGCGCTCGGGACGGTGCGGCCGATCTC from Lentzea guizhouensis harbors:
- a CDS encoding AAA family ATPase, whose protein sequence is MITLTARLSPSALDTRRGVVRLHREVLDALGLRAWDAVKLTGARVSAALAAAGEQPPGVVLVDDVTLTNLGVVEGAEIVVAPVEVAPARSITVAGSRLATTALTPEHVRMALTGKVLTVGDSVSLLPQDLAPPPEANVSETRRRLSNAIGMTWTNELITITSTDPAGPVAVQPSSVVGWRSAQAPAAEVTPVVVQEKHEALPVANLVGQKEQARTLTEWLELMFRQPELLTRLGAQARLAAMVSGPEGVGKATLVRAVAASVEAEVVELAAPSIAVLEAGAMAKQLGDAIAGVPEKPTVLLITDIDSLLPTVAPPVATVVLEILKTAVSRPNLALVVTSARAESVDARLRAPELVDRELTLPLPDGATRTELLRVLMKDVPMESDVDFKAVAEKTPGFVAADLCALRREAAVRAALRQRNVEEPRVGQEDLLGALGTVRPISMSASDTIQTGGLTLDDVGDMVETKQALTEAALWPLRYPDSFARLGVEPPRGVLLYGPPGCGKTFLVRALAGSGQLNVLTVKGAELMDKFVGESERAVRELFRRAADAAPALIFLDEVDALAPRRGQSSDAGVADRVVAALLTELDGVEPLRDVVVIGATNRPELIDPALLRPGRLERLVYVSPPDADARTEILKAASKNTPLASDVDLAELAKELDMYSAADCAGLVREAALTAMRESLEAAEVTQAHLAKARSVVRPSLDPVQLAGLAAYAAVR
- the pssA gene encoding CDP-diacylglycerol--serine O-phosphatidyltransferase; protein product: MAPSGPGVRLLPNAITVLAMCAGLSAVHFANVGMWGASIASIAAAAVFDGLDGRIARMLDATSKMGAELDSLADAISFGVAPALAIYLWKFEGNRAGWVIALIFAVCMVVRLARFNTLLEKEQPPFAKEFFVGVPAPAGGLLLLMPLIIEEQVRVDGWWNSPVAVGVWTVVVALLLVSRIPTLSVKTVKVSPRFVAPSLVLIALLAAAVITFPLVALIVAMVVYLAHLPYSVRRYMWLSKHPEAWTVTGVERRAIRRAHGVAARRLGLRQPLRGRVAGAAMRAVRRPRRDTPVVTDEAVPSASPNGRRRSWRQLGLRRQPKR